The Athene noctua chromosome 3, bAthNoc1.hap1.1, whole genome shotgun sequence genome includes a region encoding these proteins:
- the BCL2L13 gene encoding bcl-2-like protein 13 codes for MASSTAVPVGFHYETKYVVLSYLGLLSQEKPQEHPPPSTEGTQQQLMAQYALEKETLEKIKIEIEEELKRLDEEILEAFTTTGFDCHTSPVFSPANPDSSIEDCLAHLGEKVSQELKEDLHKALQSLLSKPVTYQEYRECTQETAAHASGWNKVLVPLVLLQQFLMELTRRGQEPLSALVNFGVTYLEDYSADYIIQQGGWGTVFTLESEEEEYPGLIAEDSNDIYILTSDNSGQVSPPESPTVTTSWQSESLPVSLSASQSWHTESLPVSLGPESWQQVAMDPEEVKSLDSNGGGEERSENNSSNSDIVHVEKEEIPEGIEEAVVSAVAAETMQAAFSETLASLQEIKPQAEIAAIEKTHPSALLRTKQEEKGKAAEELVEPEIPLLSKPVLKLAPSEEKAAPEPEKILLPGEKKVGKEGCLEEIEEKSSAAEEKPILLPEGKSILLYGGAAAVAILAVAVGVALALRKK; via the exons GTACTCAACAACAGCTTATGGCACAATATGCTTTGGAGAAAGAGACTTTGGAGAAGATTAAAATAGAAATTGAGGAGGAGCTAAAACGTCTTGATGAAGAAATTTTGGAAG CATTTACCACTACAGGATTTGACTGCCACACATCCCCAGTGTTCAGTCCTGCTAATCCAGATAGCTCAATAGAAGACTGCCTGGCTCATTTGGGGGAGAAGGTGTCCCAGGAATTGAAAGAAGATCTGCACAAAGCACTGCAGAGCTTGCTTAGCAA GCCAGTGACATATCAAGAATATCGAGAGTGCACACAAGAGACAGCTGCTCATGCCAGTGGATGGAACAAG GTATTGGTACCTCTGGTTCTGCTACAACAGTTTCTGATGGAGTTAACCAGACGGGGCCAGGAACCACTGAGTGCACTTGTGAACTTCGGGGTGACATATCTAGAAGACTATTCTGCAGACTATATCATTCAGCAAGGAGGATGG GGGACGGTCTTTACTTTAGAATCTGAAGAGGAAGAGTACCCTGGGCTCATTGCGGAGGACAGTAATGACATCTACATCCTGACCAGTGACAACTCGGGACAGGTGAGCCCCCCGGAGTCCCCCACAGTGACCACGTCGTGGCAGTCAGAGAGCCTGCCCGTCTCCCTGTCAGCCAGCCAGAGCTGGCACACAGAGAGCCTGCCAGTCTCCCTGGGACCCGAGTCCTGGCAGCAAGTGGCCATGGATCCTGAAGAAGTCAAAAGCCTGGACAGCAATGGGGGAGgtgaagagaggagtgagaacaacTCTTCCAACTCAGATATTGTTCATGTGGAGAAGGAAGAGATACCAGAGGGGATTGAGGAAGCAGTGGTGTCAGCCGTCGCTGCAGAGACCATGCAGGCAGCCTTTTCAGAAACACTTGCTTCTTTGCAGGAAATAAAGCCTCAGGCTGAAATTGCTGCTATTGAAAAAACACATCCCTCTGCACTTCTGCGtacaaaacaggaagaaaagggaaaagcgGCTGAAGAGCTTGTTGAACCTGAAATCCCCCTATTAAGTAAACCTGTCCTAAAGTTAGCTCCATCAGAAGAAAAAGCTGCACCAGAACCTGAGAAAATACtgcttccaggggaaaaaaaagtggggaaagagGGCTGTTTggaagaaatagaagagaaatcATCCGCTGCAGAGGAGAAGCCTATCTTATTGCCGGAAGGGAAATCTATACTGCTGTACGGTGGAGCTGCTGCAGTAGCTATATTAGCTGTAGCAGTTGGTGTAGCGCTGGCGCTTAGAAAAAAGTAA
- the BID gene encoding BH3-interacting domain death agonist gives MEQISGSVRMECALLYTFLEVSSDCKFKEQLYSLQSQGIVPLKGSYCYDDEVELQTDGNRSGHLQNGELVFDPEVNEEVVRIIAAQLAEIGDQFDKEIKARVVNDLVQHFLNENLSGEEITQHMSAAVEGLARAIPSDMEQEKAMLVLAMVLTKKIANTMPSLLQRVFRTTVNYISQQLHNYIVRMLR, from the exons ATCAGTGGATCTGTCCGCATGGAGTGTGCGCTGCTGTACACCTTCCTGGAAGTGTCCTCTGACTGTAAGTTCAAAGAGCAACTGTATTCCCTACAAAGCCAGGGGATTGTGCCTTTGAAAGGCAGCTACTGCTATGATGATGAGGTGGAACTTCAGACTGATGGCAATCGGAGCGGCCACTTGCAGAATGGTGAGCTAG TGTTTGACCCTGAGGTAAATGAAGAAGTTGTCCGGATCATTGCTGCTCAGCTTGCTGAGATTGGAGACCAGTTTGATAAAGAAATCAAAGCAAGAGTAGTAAATGATCTAGTGCAGCACTTTCTGAATGAGAATCTGTCTGGAGAG GAGATAACCCAGCACATGTCAGCAGCAGTGGAAGGGCTTGCACGTGCCATCCCCTCAGACATGGAACAGGAGAAGGCCATGCTGGTGCTAGCAATGGTCTTAACTAAAAAAATTGCCAATACAATGCCCTCCCTTCTACAGCGTGTCTTCCGCACCACTGTGAACTACATCAGCCAGCAGCTCCACAACTACATTGTCAGAATG CTGCGTTAG